DNA from Cottoperca gobio chromosome 4, fCotGob3.1, whole genome shotgun sequence:
tgttatctttatttttatgtgttaCCGGTTGTTATtataatcatgttttattttctaactGATAAATGATGCGTTCACTGTACCTTAGTCATGAGCTCTGTGACGATATGAAGCCCTTTGTGCAGAATCACCCCCAACAGTCGCACCAGGTTTTTATGCTGCAGCTTCCTGGAAGAAGTGAAGccacattaaaaacactgacagCAGGAATAACAAGTTATAATGAATTCAAAAGTATATGATCACGTGCACAACAAGTCAACGTTAGTTAATTTCTTATTgagcacacacattaatgtaacaggaacatgtaacacacacattaatgcaacaggaacatgtaacacacacattaatgtaacaggaacatgtaacacacacattaatgtaacagaaacacgtaacacacacattaatgtaacaggaacatgtaacacacacattaatgtaacagaaacacgtaacacacacattaatgtaacaggaacacgtaacacacacattaatgtaacaggaacatgtaacacacacattaatgtaacagaaacatgtaacacacacattaatgtaacaggaacacgtaacacacacattaatgtaacaggaacacgtaacacacacattaatgtaacaggaacatgtaacacacccattaatgtaacagaaacacgtaacacacacattaatgtaacaggaacatgtaacacacacattaatgtaacaggaacaggTAACACAcccattaatgtaacaggaacatgtaacacacacattaatgtaacaggaacatgtaacacacacattaatgtaacaggaacatgtaacacacacattaatgtaacagaaacacgtaacacacacattaatgtaacaggaacatgtaacacacacattaatgtaacaggaacatgtaacacacacattaatgtaacaggaacatgtaacacacatattaatgcaacaggaacatgtaacacacacattaatgtaacaggaacatgtaacacacacattaatgtaacaggaacatgtaacacacccattaatgtaacagaaacacgtaacacacacattaatgtaacaggaacaggTAACACAcccattaatgtaacaggaacacgtaacacacacattaatgtaacagaaacacgtaacacacacattaatgtaacaggaacatgtaacacacacattaatgtaacaggaacatgtaacacacacattaatgtaacaggaacatgtaacacacacattaatgtaacaggaacatgtaacacacacattaatgtaacaggaacatgtaacacacacattaatgtaacaggaacatgtaacacacacattaaagtaacaggaacatgtaacacacacattaatgtaacaggaacatgtaacacacacattaatgtaacaggaacatgtaacacacacattaatgtaacaggaacatgtaacacacacattaatgtaacaggaacatgtaacacacacattaatgtaacaggaacatgtaacacacacattaatgtaacaggaacatgtaacacacacattaatgtaacaggaacatgtaacacacacattaatgcaacaggaacatgtaacacacacattaatgtaacaggaacatgtaacacacacattaatgtaacaggaacatgtaacacacacattaatgcagcaggaacatgtaacacacacattaatgtaacaggaacatgtaacacacacattaatgtaacaggaacatgtaacacacacattaatgtaacaggaacatgtaacacacacattaatgtaacaggaacatgtaacacacacattaatgcagcaggaacatgtaacacacactttaatgtaacaggaacatgtaacacacacattaatgtaacaggaacatgtaacacacacattaatgtaacaggaacatgtaacacacacattaatgcagcaggaacatgtaacacacactttaatgtaacaggaacatgtaacacacacattaatgtaacaggaacatgtaacacacacattaatgtaacaggaacatgtaacacacattaatgtaacaggaacatgtaacacacacattaatgtaacaggaacatgtaacacacacattaatgcaacaggaacatgtaacacacacattaatgtaacaggaacatgtaacacacacattaatgtaacaggaacatgtaacacacacattaatgtaacaggaacatgtaacacacacattaatgtaacaggaacatgtaacacacacattaatgtaacaggaacatgtaacacacacattaatgtaacaggaacatgtaacacacacattaatgcagcaggaatattaaCCCAGAAACATCATATTTCAGGAAACATTTTGCTGCACAATCAAgacttttcatactttaagaacattttacttttcatacatttactgaagtaaagttgtgaatgcaggacttgtactcGTAGAGTATTTGTATcatgcttttacttttaagtaaaggatctgaaaaCTTCTTCTATCTCtgacaaaatgtgaaaacattaaaattgaATAAATCTTCAGACTCACGTCATCACCGTCGTCTCCTGCAGGAAGGCCTGAGCGGTCACGTCACATTTAATGGTCTTGACTGCCACCCTCTGGCCCATATAGTGTCCTTCATGAACAGCtggggggacacacacacacacacacacagcattacaTCAAACTAACGAGgacttcattattattttatgtaaatgttagaAGACACTTTTTCATTGTAGATGTTTTGAAGgtagataaataaatgttcttcatTTTGCTCATATTTACagacacaataaatatatagaaacgGACACCACAGTACAAAACATGATTATAAAACACAAAGTCTGGATGTCTTCATCATTTTGTCGACTGACAGACTAGTTTATTTAATCGACAGATTTGTGAAACTGCACAAAGAATCATGTAAAAGCTCCacgttaaatatataatataataatatgtgtttataagtTTGCACAATCTAAAGTTTACGTCACCTTTATCCTTAATGcaattcaaatgtttaatttcactTCCAGTTGTTCTAGTTGATACATTTTAgctgcttttttaaaattattattagttttacgtgcgtttataattgtttttaaatctcttcCTCAATATATTTCagaatttaaataaaggttgaatacGTTTCTTGGATTCAGCATTAAAAACAACTAATCAGCTGAATCAATCTCAGTCGACTAAGACCAAACATTCAACTAATCGACAAAGAATTATCAAAGTACAAAGAGAACAATAATAAAAGTAGCTCACCACCAAACTCCCCCTCTCCGATATTCTTCCCCAGTTTGAGCTTCGTGATGTCGAGCAGCCATCCAGCTGCAGACAGACGTGAACTGTAAACCTTCataatctttattattatatttcatctGCATTTGTACATGGAACTCACTTTTCGACAGCTCCAACTCGGCAGATTTGgttccatgtttttgttttggcttcAGGAGAATCGTAGCGATGGAGCCTTTGTTCTTCGAGTAAAACTGAAGAGATGGAAACAGTTTAGTTTTTATACTcgatcatttctttctttttacatctGCAACATCGGTCATTTCATTTGGTGCGTTTCTGGTTCTCCACTCTTTGTGtaaactaagtacatttactcaagtactggacttaaattacatttttgaggtactttctgccattcagattaataatacagaatataattaaaatatgataatagatcaaataaaataagataaaggGGGTCATCAGCAtagaaagtaattaaaataagctccaccagctgcaacattaaagtgatgagcATCAATCACTAGaattcaatataataatatacaatattattctgaaataggcCATTCTGCATCACAAGTTCTTTTtgacacttttttatttaagtacgagtttgaatgcagaacttttacttaCAGAATATTTCTACACCGTGGTATCACTACTACATCTCCAAAGTACGTCGTGCTTGTAGTATATTGAAagttgtgtatttaaaaaacactaaaGGTTTCCATGCCGGTTCTAAACTCTCCGTGCAGCTCATCAGTTTCATGCGTCgtcataaaacaaatgtggatTCACACAGGAAGCCACTAGAACATGACAATGAGAGTTTAATCTGTATTTAGCTTTAGAAATCATCAGAAGGACCGCCgcacacagtgtgtgtagaTACTGCTCAGTGTCTCCGACCACAAAACACATCAAGGGGCTGAATTAAATGATATCTCCAGCAGTCTGCACATGATTCAGCCTGAATGTTCCTCTGGACGTCCTCCCTGCGTTTCCTCAGAAGACTAAGTCAGCCGGTGTGACTCAGGCCTGAAGCCGTCTGCGGCTCGCTGATAACACGACGCGTTCACtgccctgcccccccccccgcccccccacaCATAGTGTCCTTCGTgaacagctgacacacacacacacacacacacacacacacacacacacacacacacacacacacacacacacacacacacacacacacacagaaacaggcCAGATAAAGCCATAAAAGGACTGAGCTTCTGGTGTCTGTGGTGGAAGAAGATCTttaacttcagtaaaagtagcaacacaacacacttaAAGCTCTCATCATGCAGAATGGACTCATACAGTAACTTGTGTCACTAATTATTTATGTAATAACACATCAAAGGTAAAGTTGGGGCtacttttaatgactttattctGCTATGATGTCATCAATTGATTGGTTGATTAatattatgtaaataaagttataaagttaGAATAATTCAttagcataaaataaaaatgctaataatttataaaaagaaagGTCATAAAGAgggaatacaaataaaatacatgtgcGGCTcatcttaaaaatgtataataatgataataataataataataataataataataataataataataataataataataataataataataacacacgATGGAGCATTAGTTTAGGATCTCTAGTGTctcatatttatatgtatttattaggGAAGTACTTATTAATGATTCATCATTAATTAAGTCGTTCCTGCTTCGTTtcttaattaactaattaatagATTCTACTTATTAACTAAAGGTTTCCTGGTAACTACTCAAAATGTTGCGTGtcttattataaagtgttagcGAAAGACCTTCAGGGTTTCTTACTTACCTCCATCATGTCAATGTGTGTCGTCAACAAACaataaactttaaactttaatgttcatttcacttttaacCGTGTTTACTATTTGGTATATTTTGCTTATTCCTATATGTTTTTAACTGTCTTGATTACACAACTTGGATTAAATCCAGCCGGGAGTTTCTTACGTACCTCTATCATGTCAATGAGGTTGTAGAAATACTGTGTGTTGTCGATGGCCAGCTTGTTGTCCCGATATCTCACCCGGTAGTGGATAACGTCTCCGGAGACGCTGACGCACAGGACGTAGTCGCCGGGATGGCGGATGGACTCTCGGACCAGGAAGAGCCCGTCCTCGGCCGGCTGCAGCTTACACACCGCCTCTGGACCCGAAATCTTCCCGTGAAACCAACTGGTGACAGACGGCCCAGGGTGAGACGCGTAAACATCTCAGACATATCTCACAGATGCTCATGTGCtaacagacaggaggagaagtCAGAGGtttacacaacaaaaacaggaagttaagAGAATGTTTGTGTCAAACCCTCGCTGTGTGGTCACAAGATGTTTTCATGATTAACCGAGAAAGCAGCTAAAGTTAGAATCAGAGTCTCACGGCTGCTGGTTACTGCAGGTAATAACGCCATCATAAGAAACTTCCACACAAGACAAGCAGctaaaagtgctttacaataacggacaacagacacatacatgggaaataagaaggaaaataaaacacacttgaGAACTACAATAGCACTCCTGACGGAGGTTATAACTGGAGGTTATaaggttccttactggagctgctgcccccgcgacccgaccccggataagcggtagacgatggacgGATAAAAATAGGATGAGATTTAGAGTGTGTGACATAAGATCAGTGGAGAACCTGCAGGAGAACAAGTGTAAAATGTCGAGAGGAGACTCACGGCATGAAGCTGAGGCCGGGGTCGACACGCAGAGCTTCTCTTTCGCGCACATTGGACGAGTTTATGAGTCCTTCCCCTCCCGTGCTGTTGTGTCTGGCCTTGTAATATCCCTTCTTCTAGAAAACAGCAAAgtgtcaaatacaaaataagtgTAAACAAATACTTTCTGCAGCTCATTTTTAAAGATGGCCGTACCGTGCCGTGGTCAACAATGGTGAGGACGTCTCCTTTGTGGTACGACAGCTCTTCAGGTTTTGGTTTCCTGTGGTCGGCCTTAGCTACACACTGCGTACCGGCAGCCCAGCTCATCTACAGACGCAGAggaataacaataacaataataataataaaaataaaaataagttacattaaacaataacaataaaaataagtaacatcatcataatagtaataaataacaattcaactaagtaaaataataacataataaaaatagtagtagcataataataataataaaaataataagaaacataaaacaataataattcaactaagtaaaataataaaaatagtagtagcataatcattttaataaaaataataataataataataatacataaaaactgaaataagataacataataataaaagaggataaaataattatattatatataatataatatattatatttaactgctggttgtaataaacaacaactttacgaatattattaatgttttattttataagaaCATTATCACTTAATAAGAACGATGCAATATGCAATTAATAGAGACTAAGCTCTgttattttagtcatttttgaTTTCCAGGAATTatctttaaataattgtttaacTTTAACTCAATAACTTGTCATGATTCGTTCATCATTAGAAACTTTATTCTTCTCTGTTCAATGCTCGTCTGTAAACAAATTGCACATGTTTGCAACGTCCAGCAGCAtcgagtaaaagactcaaagtTAAGTTGGAGACGTACAGACTTCACTACGTCTCTATTTCACCTCAAATGAATGCAGAAGCGGGGCGAGGATGAAAACCTCCCTCCCCACAGAGACTGAGGAAGAGGGTTCTTTGCGTAGGCTATCGGAGCCTTGAACAATAGACAATAACCTCTTGTCTACATCTACTATCTACTATCCTCGTGACAGTGTGGTAATactacttctactgaagtaaaCAATCTGAACGCTTCCACATCTGTTATTATTAGTACAAACTGAAATGCAACCCTCGTCAAAAGATGTTTTAACGTAGAAGTATGCGAGTATAATCAGGaaattgtacttaaagtacGTAAAAGTACTCAACGCACAAAAAATAGTGGTGAGAAATGTCGTCACAATTAACCCCAAAGTTCACAACCAACAGTTCAAACCTCAAAATGAGgcaaaaatatattgaaatacttaaaacacatttgagaagctggaaatgtttctgcatgaaaaactaaacaaaattgtttccaattaattaattaagataaATAGACGAATTGTTTCGGCTctacttgtatttattttgtgcaaATTCAAAAactcttaatttgtaaagtaactaaggttagtacctcaaaattaaacttaaatacaataattgagtaaatgtattgaCTTGTATTCCCCCCATTGCATTTTGATATTTttagtttcacattaaaaagacCAGAAAATATCTGCGTGCCAACAGACCCCGGTCTCCCCTACTTATCACAGTACATACCTTTGCCATGAGCAGGGCTGGGGGGCTGGGTATTAATTCTGTGTTTGAACACCTGTCGAGGAGAAAAAGTGTCTCTGAACAAGAAGAAAATCTACATTTAAGTCCATGAAATGCTTAAAATAGAGACTTTAAGAGAGGTGGATCCAGAAACACAATAAAGACGAAGATGTTAGCGGGATGTTGTGTCGCATAAATCAAAAGTAACACCGCCCCTGACAGCTTGCTCAGGCTGGTTTCTTGTCGACATGAATGTTTCATTACCTGCAGCTCAGTGTGAAGCCTTCCTCTTCAGGACAGCTGCACAAACAACGAGTTCACAACCCCTCCTTTCTGCGGAGACATGCTCCTGACATGCTCCTGACATGCTTCTGACATGCCTTCATGAGAAGAGATCAGCAGGAGCCTGCAGCGCAGATGTTCGTCCCGACAGACACCAGACCTGCA
Protein-coding regions in this window:
- the matk gene encoding megakaryocyte-associated tyrosine-protein kinase isoform X1, translating into MAKMSWAAGTQCVAKADHRKPKPEELSYHKGDVLTIVDHGTKKGYYKARHNSTGGEGLINSSNVREREALRVDPGLSFMPWFHGKISGPEAVCKLQPAEDGLFLVRESIRHPGDYVLCVSVSGDVIHYRVRYRDNKLAIDNTQYFYNLIDMIEFYSKNKGSIATILLKPKQKHGTKSAELELSKTGWLLDITKLKLGKNIGEGEFGAVHEGHYMGQRVAVKTIKCDVTAQAFLQETTVMTKLQHKNLVRLLGVILHKGLHIVTELMTKGNLVNFLRTRGRSVVHSVQLLRFALDVCEGMEYLESKKLIHRDLAARNVLVSDDSVAKVSDFGLTKVDSKESDNAKLPVKWTAPEALKKEKFSTKSDVWSYGVLLWEIFSYGRQPYPKMSLKEVKEKVEGGYRMQAPDDCPPGVYSLMRMCWEPEPRRRPAFHKLREKLEREMGKLSPGCREGIGTGSRC
- the matk gene encoding megakaryocyte-associated tyrosine-protein kinase isoform X2; amino-acid sequence: MAKMSWAAGTQCVAKADHRKPKPEELSYHKGDVLTIVDHGTKGYYKARHNSTGGEGLINSSNVREREALRVDPGLSFMPWFHGKISGPEAVCKLQPAEDGLFLVRESIRHPGDYVLCVSVSGDVIHYRVRYRDNKLAIDNTQYFYNLIDMIEFYSKNKGSIATILLKPKQKHGTKSAELELSKTGWLLDITKLKLGKNIGEGEFGAVHEGHYMGQRVAVKTIKCDVTAQAFLQETTVMTKLQHKNLVRLLGVILHKGLHIVTELMTKGNLVNFLRTRGRSVVHSVQLLRFALDVCEGMEYLESKKLIHRDLAARNVLVSDDSVAKVSDFGLTKVDSKESDNAKLPVKWTAPEALKKEKFSTKSDVWSYGVLLWEIFSYGRQPYPKMSLKEVKEKVEGGYRMQAPDDCPPGVYSLMRMCWEPEPRRRPAFHKLREKLEREMGKLSPGCREGIGTGSRC